In Gadus chalcogrammus isolate NIFS_2021 chromosome 11, NIFS_Gcha_1.0, whole genome shotgun sequence, a single window of DNA contains:
- the zbtb7b gene encoding zinc finger and BTB domain-containing protein 7B — MSPGEDGLIGIPFPEHSNELLSRLNDQRRAGLLCDLTLTSRGERYPTHRSVMAAVSLYFRRLFGAEEGGGQGGDAGGGGGGGFSVCQLDCVAPDALDALLEFAYTATLTIRSSGMRDVLRAAQLLGIKCVADACRDILGEKEEEVVGEEGEEDEDRADEVERYFKAEKERKLWEREMEKVSRRKTDRKKVKKIRLQNYTLKPHPPTPPVSYSSPLHDSIHSLPSSRPHSPEQEAPAPRARQNGDYAGVPEPERATALNGGLHRPQDPHQHQRAVAYPPTAPPSNDKLSESEDLGEDSGMREMMTPSLPASMEGGGLLPGAGGGGRKRKSQTPQQCPVCQKIIHGAGKLPRHMRTHTGEKPFQCSACGVRFTRNDKLKIHMRKHTGERPYPCTHCPARFLHSYDLKNHLSLHSGARPFECPLCHKAFAREDHLQRHRKGHSCLEQRPRRPRRMPGHADHHHDDDDNGDVGGGEGGERGPSSPLEPPSLQGHASVFHPRGPLLPGGEAEQERYLALHALAQGPHRLQGFPEELLLLRGQELRREAVGVYPRGVHSPAAQHGWGDEDEDEEEMVEEDEDGEE; from the exons ATGTCTCCAGGAGAGGACGGTCTGATCGGGATCCCCTTCCCAGAGCACAGCAACGAGCTGCTCTCCCGCCTCAACGACCAGAGGAGGGCGGGGCTGCTATGTGACCTCACGCTGACCTCCCGCGGGGAGCGCTACCCCACCCACCGCTCCGTCATGGCGGCCGTCAGTCTCTACTTCCGCCGGCTGTTTGGCgccgaggaggggggagggcagggcgGGGACGCagggggtggcggcgggggaggCTTCAGCGTGTGCCAGTTGGACTGCGTGGCGCCCGACGCCCTGGACGCCCTGCTGGAGTTCGCCTACACGGCCACGCTGACCATCCGCAGCTCGGGCATGAGGGACGTGCTGCGGGCCGCCCAGCTGCTGGGCATCAAGTGTGTGGCCGACGCGTGCAGAGACATcctgggggagaaggaggaggaggtggtgggggaggagggggaggaggacgaggacaggGCCGACGAGGTGGAGAGGTACTTCAAagcggagaaggagaggaagctgtgggagcgagagatggagaaggtCTCCAGGAGGAAAACGGACAGAAAGAAGGTGAAGAAGATCCGGCTGCAGAATTACACCCTCAAACCCCATCCTCCCACGCCCCCGGTCTCGTACTCCTCCCCGCTGCACGACAGCATCCACTCGCTGCCCTCCAGTCGGCCTCACAGCCCGGAGCAGGAGGCCCCCGCCCCGAGGGCCAGGCAGAACGGGGACTACGCAGGCGTCCCAGAGCCCGAGAGGGCCACCGCGCTCAACGGCGGGCTGCACCGACCACaggacccccaccaacaccagcgCGCCGTAGCCTACCCCCCCACCGCGCCGCCTTCCAACGACAAGCTGTCGGAGAGCGAGGACCTCGGGGAGGACTCCGGCATGCGGGAAATGATGACCCCTTCCCTGCCTGCGtccatggagggaggggggctgctgCCCGGGGCCGGAGGCGggggcaggaagaggaagtccCAGACCCCGCAGCAGTGCCCCGTCTGTCAGAAGATCATCCACGGTGCTGGGAAGCTGCCCCGGCACATGAGGAcacacaccggggagaagcccttccAGTGCTCGGCCTGCGGAGTCCGCTTCACCCG GAATGATAAATTGAAGATCCACATGCGGAAGCACACAGGGGAGCGTCCTTACCCCTGCACCCACTGCCCCGCCCGCTTCCTGCACTCCTATGACCTCAAGAACCACCTGTCCCTCCACAGCGGGGCCCGGCCCTTCGAGTGCCCGCTCTGCCACAAGGCCTTCGCCCGCGAGGACCACCTGCAGCGCCACCGCAAGGGCCACAGCTGTCTGGAGCAGCGGCCCCGCCGGCCCCGCCGCATGCCCGGACACGCGGACCACCaccacgacgacgacgacaacggCGACGTcggcggaggagagggaggggagcggGGGCCGTCCAGCCCCCTGGAGCCCCCGTCCCTGCAGGGCCACGCCTCGGTCTTCCACCCCCGCGGGCCGCTGCTCCCGGGCGGGGAGGCAGAGCAGGAAAGGTATCTGGCCCTCCATGCACTGGCCCAGGGGCCTCACCGGCTGCAGGGCTTCCCGGAGGAGCTGCTCCTGCTGCGGGGCCAGGAGCTGAGGCGGGAGGCAGTGGGGGTCTACCCCAGAGGGGTCCACTCTCCTGCTGCTCAGCATGGATGGGGGGATGAGGACGAGGATGAAGAGGAAATggtggaagaggatgaggacggAGAGGAATAG